Genomic DNA from Niabella ginsenosidivorans:
ATAACTGGCTGATGAGTAACATCTCTGCTGCTTTTGCTGATACTCTGTATAGTTAAGTAAAGCCTGAAATTGTCATCTGTTTAACTGCCGTAATTTTTTTTGAGACGGTCCGTTCAATACCGCGCCTGTACTATCAAAACGGGATCCGTGGCAGGGACAATCCCAGCTCCGCTCTGCATTGTTCCACTGCACCAGGCAGCCGGCATGTGGACATACAGGGTCCAATGCAAAGATGTTGCCTTCTTCATTTTTGTAAACGGCGATCGGTTGACCTCCCTGTTTGACCACACGCCCTTCCCCGATGCCAAGCCCTGCAAATGCTTCCGGTACTTCCACAGATAAGCGGTCTCCTATAAAATGCCGCACCACGTCCGCGTTTTCTTTAATAAAATTGCTGAAGCCCGCCACTGGCTTAATGCGGGATGGAGCCAGCAAGGTCTTATAAGGGTTGTCATTGCCGGTAATAAGATTGCAAAGAATGCGGCCGGCCAGCGTGCCAAAGATCATCCCGTTCCCGCTATAGCCGGTTGCTGTATACAGGTGATCGTTGTTCCCGGGCAACCGGCCGATATAAGGCAACCCGTCGGCAGGTTCATAATACTGTGACGACCACCGGTAGGGGATAGATGCTATCCGGAAAAACTTTGCAGCATAGGCTTCCAGTTCACGAAAGAGCTGTCCGGTATTGTCCGCATGCCCGGTTTTATGGTCGCAGCCGCCCACAATCAACAGCGGCGCTCCCTGGTGCCGGGCCGTTCTGAAATAATGATAGGGATCTTCTATATCATAGACCAGCGCATCGGGGTAGGAATGATCTGCAAGCCGGATTCCCAGAACATAGGAGCGGTAAGGGGCACACCGGAAATGCAGCAGGTTGATGCCCGGAGGAATATGGGTAGCGTATACGACGTCTGCCGCGCTATACCTGCCGTTCGCAGAATATACTTCCTGGATTCCTTCCTTTTGCACAACTTTCTGAACCGGGGCTCCCGTTCTTATTGCTCCTCCCGCCTCCAGGAATTGATGCAATAAGGCCTTTAAATATTTTAAAGGATGCAACTGCGCCTGCCCCGGAAATTGTATAGCTGTTGTAAAAGGTACCGGTAACGGGATTGAAGAGCCGGGCGCTGCTTCGATCCCTGCCGTGCGCATCCCTTCCAGCATTTTTCCCAGCTCATCATCTTCCTTTTCGTTTTGCGCATATAAATAACCCTTTTTTTCTTCAAAATCACAATCGATCTCGTATGCTTTTATATGTTCTTTAATCAGGCCAATAGCCTCTTTAGCGCCTTGTGCCACCAGCCGGGAGCTCGCTGTTCCGAATTTTTTAATAAGCTCCGGATAGGAGGTGTCCAGAACGGTATTCAGATGTGCTGTGGTAGCGGAAGAAGTGCCAAAGCAAACCGTATGCGCTTCAAGGATCAGGCATTTTTTTCCGGCCTGTTGTAAGAATAAACCCGTTGTAATGCCCGTGATCCCTGCGCCAGCAATAATGACGTCGAATGGCGCTTTTGTATCCGGGCTTTGAGGAATACGGATCTCGAAATTGTCCTGCCAGGGGGTGGTGGTAAAAGCGTCTCTGTCCATAACATAATGATTAAAGGATTAGAGGAAAAAAGCAGTTCAGGAAAGCATCCCTGCTGTCAGAGAACGGCCGGTAAAATACCTCTAATAGTAATGTCCGGGTTCATTAAAATTTTTCAAACATTATACCATAACTGAACCGGCCGGCGATGTGCCTGTAATGGACAGAAACAAACGGCGCTGATTCACGTATTGTAGAAAACGTTTCCCATTTATTGGCTTTACCGGCCCCAATGATCCGCAGGTTCCGTTAAAACCTGCTGTAAACAGCCTTGAATAATCCGGGTATGGTAATTGCCTGTACCGTTATGTATTCCGGGGTTAAAAATCATTCAACAAAAAAGATATGAAAATTGTCATAAAGTCGCTGGTCACGGACCCAGGAGTAAAAGCGTTCGGTAAAATGATGGGAACAGACCATTCAGAGCCCAATAACGAATTGAACAGGATTGCAGCAGGTCTTTCTTCAAAGAGCGGAGCCGGTTTGGGCAGGCCCTGTATAAAACAAATGGCCGGAAGTCATGAAAAAAAGGTCCGGCTTTTGAAAATGCCCGACAGCAGGTACAGGATAGCGCTGCCGGGGCATTTGTAATAAATACACTGCCCGTATTACGATCTCATTGTAACATGCCCGGGGCTGCAAAAGGCAAAGTAATTCCGGGTGTTGAACCTTTTATTTTATTGTGTAAAACCTGTTCTGATGAAGCGGATACTAATGGTAGTAACCTCTCATGCCAAAATGGAAAATACAAAAAGCACCACCGGCGTTTGGCTGGGGGAATTTACTGACCCGTATTACGAATTTACCGATGCGGGGTGGGAGGTAAGGCTGTGCAGCCCGGCAGGCGGACGCCCGCCGGTTGACCCGCTCAGTACACTGACCGGAAATATTACAGCGTCTAACCGGCGCTTCAGTGATGATCCGGAGGCAAGGCTTGCCTTTGAAAATACTTATATGCTCGATGAAATTGACCCTACACAATATGACGCCGTTTTTTATCCGGGCGGCCATGGCCCGCTGTGGGACCTGGCATCTAATGAACTCAGCGGGCGTTTGATTTTATCTTACCTGAAAGCAGGTAAACCTGTGGCCGCTGTTTGTCATGGCCCTGCGGCTTTGATTATGGCTGCGGAATTACAACCCGGACTGTTAAAAGGAAAAAAAATCGCAGCTTTTACCAATGAAGAGGAGGTGCTGACATTCCGGGTAAATCACATACCTTATAAATTGGAAAACAGGCTTAGAGAGCTGGGTGCTGATTTTAGCAGTGCTGCTTTGCCGTTTGCCGGTCATGTGGTGATGGATGGGTTATTGATCACCGGCCAGAACCCGCTTTCAGCAGCGCCCGCTGCCCGCCGGCTCATCAACCTGATGAGCGACCGGGCTGCATATGTGCAGCATCAGGTATAAATACAACTTTCGTTCTGTATCAGAATAAGTAATAGTTGTTCCCGGATCCGGCCGGCGAAGTGAGGGCTGCAGGTTGGTGGCGTATCAGTAATGAGGGCTTCAGCAGGCGCGCCTGCTACAGGCCGGTTGCGCTGGCACATACGGTTTATCTGCGCTTCCGCCAGAGGCGGGAGAGCTGCATTGTCAGCGGGCTGTTCGTGATCATGGTATTAACAGTGCCCGCATTACTGGTGCAGCGGCCATCGTTCTTTTTGAGCGCACGTTAATAGATAAACAGATCTTTTGTGTTTTCACAGCTGACTGACCGCATAATTACTGCAACGACCGGGCACCTGAGCTGCAAAAACGCTTGCAGCTATTTATCAGTGCCTGCACATTCTATGTTGCAAAATGCAGTGCCGGAGGCACATTTGTGAATTAGCGGCAGTTAAACAGCAAGCCCGGATTAAGAGCTCAGTTGAAAATAAAGCAGCGCAATGATTGCCAGGGTCATTATAATGAATGTAAGAATACCCATCACATTAGAGAACGTGCCGTTGGTATATGCTTTCATAATCTTCCTGTTGTTGCAGATATGCACAATCACTGCAATCATAACCGGCGCTGTGATCCCGTATAGCACGGCAGTATATACCAGCATTTTTAAGGGGCTTATTCCTGTCAGGTCAATGGCCAGGCCAACAAGGAGTGAAAAAATCACCACCAGGTAAAACCCCGGGGCCTGATAAAACTTTTTATCCAGCCCTTGCTTCCAACCAAAGGTTTCTGCCACAATATAAGACAGGGAGCCGGAGAGTATGGGTATTGCAAGGAAACCGGTGCCGATAACGCCAACCGCAAATATGATATAGGACATGCTCCCTGCCAGTGGCTCCAGGGCTTTGGCAGCCTGTTCTACTGTATCAATTTGTTTAATATGACCGTGCAGCACCATGCCCGTTGTAAGTATAATAAAGAACATGACCAGGTTGGAGGCAAACATACCGGTTCTTACGTCCTGCTTCATATCGCTGATTACCTGTTTGTTAACGAAGATTTTTGATGCCGTTTTTTTCTTGTCTTCTGCCTCCATAGTGGCCTGCCAGAAAAATAAATAGGGTGAGATCGTGGTGCCCAGAATGGCAACAAATATTTCCAGGAAGTCTTTATCAAACCGGATGGCCGGTACAAAAGTGTGTTTTATTACGTCCATCCAGTCAGGTTTTAGCAGGAAAGGAACAATAATATACAGCAGCATACTCAGGCAGAGCCATTTCAGGATATTTGCTATTCTTTGATACGAAAATTTTACAATGGCGAATAATAATAAAGCCGTAAACAGAATACAGAATACAAAGGAAGGGATAAAAGGAAACAATAAATGGCTTACTGCGCCCATGCCTGCAATATCGGAACCAATATTCAATACCGTAGCCGGCACACTGAATATGAGCATCATGTACAGAATAAATTTTGGGTAATGCTTCTTCAGGGTGGTGGTTAGCCCGGCAGAGGTAACGATCCCGATTTTTGCGCACATTGCCTGTACTGATGCCATGAGCGGGAACGTGATTAACGCTGTCCAAAGCGTTTGAAACCCGAAAAGCGTACCAGCCTGGGAATAGGTTGCAATTCCTGACGGGTCATCGTCTCCGGCGCCGGTTACAAGGCCCGGGCCTAAAATTTTAATAAAATGCCTGAAACGCGATTTTTTTTCCTGATCCTTTTTTTTCTGCTGCATATTTAAATAGTTGACATGATAACGCCTACTAAAAAAGCACCCTGTTTCAAAGGTGCTTTTTAACGAACCGGTACCTGATTTCAGCTGTTCATTTTTGTTTTAATTATTTCTGCTCTCACCTGTTTGGGTAATGATCAGTTTGGGAAAAAGCCGGTCAGTTACTCCCGGAATGCGCTTTGGTTTTTTAGTTTTTCCTGTAATAATTATTCCGGATCAAAGCGGCTGATCCCGCCTTTCAATTCATGAGCCGGCAGGCACCGGATCCTATTCCCCGGCTTTACTGTTGCGGCCCATAAAAAAGGAAATAAGCAGGAGAACAATAAATATATAAAATACGATTTTTGCAATACCCGCAAAAGCGCTGGCAATTCCGGTAAAACCCAGAACGGCTGCAATAAGCGCAATAATGAGGAAGGTAATTGTCCAGCGTAGCATAAGGAATCATTTAAGGTAAAAGAATTTGCTGTTATAAGATCAACAATCATACCATTATATAATCATTTAAGTATAGATGCCGGCTTCCGTTTGCCTGATTGATGCTGGCAGCATTTTTGTTTTTCTGTTCAACAAAACAGGTTAAAATTTTTACTGTGGCCGGGTATTCAAAAAAAGCAGGCGATGAGGTAGAGAAAGCGATGCATGAAAAAAAGAAGGAAAGTTACCAGCCGTAAACAGGCCATCGCAATGGAATGGCCCGAAGCCAGAAAAGCAGGTGCCCAAAAATCAAAAGAATGATAAACCGGCAATACCTGGTTCAATTCAGGAGATCTTTTCTTATTATTTCAAACAACCATAATTTGAACAATCTGTCTCCGGTTTTCCCAATAGTGTCATAAGTTATTGGCGTAAACAATCTACAATCGGGGAAATAATTCCTCATTTTAGAAATGTTTTTAAATAAAGGCCGGGCGTAATATTTTAAGTAAACTCTAAATTAGCCTGCTCTAAACACAAAAGAGGTTATCCGTTTTCTGGATGACCTCTGCTTTTTAACTTTTAAATTAACCAGGCCGGTACCCCTCTGTATTTAAGCATACACCCTTAACCACTTCACCACCATTTACATGGATCACCTTGCCGGTGATAAAGAAGCGTCATCTGATGCCAGGAAAACACAGGCGGGGCCTAATTCTGAAGGTTGGCCGGCACGTTTCATGGCCGTTTCACTTCCAGATTCCTTTATCTTTTTGCTGTCGAATGATGAAACGATGAGCGGTGCCCACACCGGCCCCGGCGCCACTCCGTTTACCCTTATTTTCTTTTGGCTCAGATTGTTGCCAATGAGCGGGTAAACTATGCTAAGGCGGACAGGGAGCAAGGCTTCCCGCTGCAGGAAAAGATCAGCTGTTTACGTGCAACGGTTTCTGTTTTACTGCATTTGTGCGTAGTATTTTTCACCTTTCTTTCTTCATATGGTCCCTGTTTTCCGGGGCAATGGGATTGATAAGGGGCTTTAAAAATATTTTCAGTGAAAGGCCCCCGCAAAATTCTGTAAAGTATAACCTTTTTTATAAGGAATCCCTAAACCTGGATTTTCATAAAAACAGCCAAAGGGGCAGCGGAGAGCTCTGCAGTAACCAGTGCAGGAAAAATTTGCAGATTTAAATAGGGGCGCTATTTTTAATGAGGCGCTGACAGCACGTGGAATATTTTTTGCGCCAAATATCAGCGTAGGTAAGAATAGCTTCGTCGGTTTGGATATCCGTTGCAGGTTATGCGCAGGCCTCCGGCTGTCATATAGATTTTTATAAAATGCATATTCAAAATTCTGTTTTATTGGCTGAAGAAAAGCAGGCCCTCCTGGCGGCGATTGTATCCTCGTCTCAGGACGCCATCATAAGCAAAACGCTGAAAGGCATTGTTACCAGCTGGAATCCTGCTGCTGAACGCCTGTTCGGCTATCAGGAATATGAAGCGCTGGGAAAGCATATCTCACTGATTATACCGGAAGACCACATACATGAAGAAGATTTTATTCTGCAGCAAATATCCAAAGGGTTGCGTATAGAGCATTTTGAAACAATACGGATAACAAAGGATGGTAAGCGCATCCCCATCTCGTTAACTGTATCGCCGGTACTTAACCAGCGCGGGGAAATTACCGGGGCGTCTAAAATTGCGCGCGATATCTCCGGGGATATTGCTGCCAAACAGGAAAAAGAGCAGCTTTATGAGGAGATTAAAATGCTCAATAAAAAGAAAGATGAATTTATTGCATTGGCCACTCATGAGTTAAAAACGCCTATAACCTCTTTGCGCGGATTTTTGGAACTGTTGCAGCTAAACGTTGCCCGGAACAGTACCACCGCAGGTTTGCTTGAAAGATGTGCACGGCAGGTAAATAAATTAAACATATTGCTGAATGATCTGTTAGATGTTTCCCGGCTCCAGCTCGGGAAATTGCAGCTTCGGTATGAATATTTTGATATTGTTGCAATGGCAGGGGAAGTGCTTTCCGGCTTCCATCATTTTAACAAACATACATTCAGCTTTAAGAGCCAAAAGCTGGTAATTGTTTATGCGGACCGGATCCGACTGGAACAGGTGCTTACCAACCTACTTGGTAATGCAGTAAAATATGCCCCGAAGGGAGGGAAAGTTCAGGTAAAAATATGGGAATCGGGCAGTAATGTTTATGTATCAGTCAGCGACGAAGGAATTGGTATTGACCGTGAGCATTTGGCTGGGATTTTTGACCGGTTTTACCGCGCTGTTAATTCCCGTTCCAATATTTCCGGGTTAGGTATCGGCTTATACATCAGCAGAGAAATCGTGGTGCGGCATGGGGGAACTATAGAAGTAGAAAGTCAAAAAGGCATTGGATCTGTTTTTACTTTTTCGATTCCTCAAAAACGCCGTTAAAAGTAGTTTCAGCAAATAATTTATACGTGTGAAAAAAGATGTTTTAATTATAGAGGACGATAATGATACAGGCTATCTGGTAGCGTATGTCCTGAAAGGTGCACACTACGAGGTCAGGAGGGGGGCTTCTGCCAGTGACCTGGAGTTTGAACTTTCTGCAAAGCTCCCTGATGTTATTCTGCTGGACATCATGCTTCCGGACGGCAATGGTATTGATCTGTGCAGGAAGATAAAAAAGAGCAAATTAACCAGCCATATACCGGTGATCATCATGTCGGCACACCAGTCCGGTAATTTGGAAGCGGCCCGGGCCGACGGGTTTATTAATAAGACGTTTCGTATCATGGAAGTTATCGCATCTGTTAAAAGGGTTTGTTAAGGAAGGATGCACTTTATGTGTGCCTATGGCGGTAAAGGGTTTATAGCAGCGTTGAATGCCACGGCAATGGTTGCAGCAAGTGACGCACCTGCATCCTGCGCCCTCCCGCTATAGTAGCAAAGCCGGGCTAAAGTAAACTTGTATGCCTCTGTTGATTTTTGTATTTTTAATTTTACGGAAGTATAAGAAATTCCGTTTCATCCCCTGGCGATGAGAAGATTTATAGATATTGATCAATGATACAACAGGAATTTGCAACTAAGGCGAAGACAATTTTAGAGAAGGATGCCACTGTTCTTGGTTTGGCTGTTGGCGGCTCCTGGCTGACAAATGAAATGGATGCGTTCTCTGACCTGGACCTGATTCTTGTAACCCGTGAGAACGTTTCAGGCAATAAGGAGCTAATGCTTGATTATGCAAAAAGATTAGGGAGCTTTTTGTCTGGGTTTACCGGTGAACATGTGGGGGAACCCGGCCTTTTAATTTGCCTTTACGACCAGCCCCTTTTGCACGTTGACCTGAAATTTGTAACACCTGAAGCCTTTCGGACACGTATTGAGACGCCGGCCCTGCTATTGGACAAGGAGGGGCAACTTAAAAAGGCGATTAACCATTCACGCGCAACGTTTCCATATCCGGACTATCAATGGATTGAAGACAGGTTTTGGATCTGGATCCACTATGCCTTACTAAAAATCGGGCGCGGCGAGTATCTTGAAGCATATGACTTTTTGGGATTTCTGCGGAGAGTGGTTTTCGGGCCTTTGCTTCATATAAAAAATAAAAACCTGCCCCGTGGTGTCAGAAAAGTGGAAACAGGGTTAAGTACCGGGGATTTAGCCAAACTAAAGCGCACCCTTCCTATATACGACAGGCAATCCCTGTTAAACAGTTTCCGGAACGCTGTGTCCTTATACAGGCAATTAAGAATTGCGCTCTATGACAACAGTATAAATTTACAGGACAATACAGACAAAAAAGTGATGGAATATTTTGAAGCCATTGAAAACCGGAAATAGACAAAGTGCGCCGGTTATTGGAATCCGGCTTTATTGAATGGCTGAGTGAAGGATAAAGGCAACTGCGGCCCACAATGACCTGAACCTGGCAAAGCCTGTTTATTCTGAGCAGGAACACTGATTAATTGATATATGAAGTGTTGTTACTTAAAATTATACCGTTTAGGCTTTTAAATGGTTCAACAAGCTGTTAATGACAAGTGTTGTAAGTTATTGGAAATGAATCTACATAAGGAACGTCATTCCGAATGGAGCAGAGCGGAATGAGCGGAGGAATCTCTCTGAGAATACAGAGATCCCTCGGCTGCGCTGCCAATGACATATTATTTAATTCATTGTATTTCAATGATCTTTAATCCGTGTTTTAAAGCCAGTTTTTGTAAATAGTTTTGTTCACGCTGTTTTAATTGCTGTTCATATTTTGCAATACCCTGTTCCACGTATTGCGTTCCCTTTGTTAGCAGGTTATAAAAGGCTTCCGCTATTTTTCTGGCACCTGCTTTGATCGCTATTCGTGCATTCTTTCTGCTCTTAAGTTTTCTGATAAAAGCTCCTATTGCCACATACTTACTATTGAGTAATGCCTGGGCTATTTCCCGGAAGGTCTGACCGGCATTAGAATGATTGTTCATTTTCGATTTTCTGCTTTTTAAACCACTTTGGTTATGGCCCGGACAAAGGCCACACCAACTTACAAAATGTTTTGCCGTTGGGAATCGGCTCATGTCTGCTCCCACTTCTCCCAACAATTTCAGCAGTGTATAATCGGTGATACCAGGAATACAATTGGCATCTGCACCATAAATATTTAGTAATTTCTGATGCAGGCCGGTTATCATGGGCTTGTGATGCCGTATTGGCTTGGCTTTGTGTTCACTTGTAATGAACTGTTTGCCATGCTCAAGATTACACAACAAGCCTTCGATATGTTTATCAATAAGCAACAGTTGTTGCTGATGAACCTTCCAAAGATTTAAGCTTTGTTCTAATAGAAACAACCAGCTTTCATTATAATGGCCTTCCAGCGCATTGATTACCTGCTGTGCTTTCTTTTCACGGATGCTTACGTGACACAGAGACAGCAGCTTTTCTTTATTGCGTTCTCCGTTTAAGATGGCTTCGATCATCCGGATCCCGCTTGTCCCATTTATCTGACAAATCACTTCTGTGAGTTTTATATTCATTAACTCCAATGCTTTTTGCATCTTATTTACATAGGTACTTCCCATACTAATAAGATCTTCCCGCTCCCGGATCATCATGCGCAACTCCTTTAACTTTCCTGAGGGTATATAGCTTTGCCGTACCAGGCCTGCACTAAACATTTTTTGCATCCAGCACGCATCTTTTACATCGGTTTTTCTACCCTTTACCTGTTTTACTTCTTTAGGATTTACAAGGCAGACTTCCATGCCTGCTTCCTCCAGCATCTGGTGTAAGGCTATCCAGTAAATACCCGTTGCTTCCATACAAACCCGTTTTATTTTCTGTTGCAGGAGCGCTTCAATGCATTGCCGATAGCCAGTCGTAAATGTATCATAGCTTTTTACCGTAACCCCGTCAGTGGAAACGAAAATCTTTTTGGAGCCGATATCTATGGCTGCTGCATCTGGATTTTGTTGCTCAAACTCAATTACCTTTGACATAACAACTTTTTAAGAGTTAATAAAAAGCAGGCTACAGCCCAAAGAGGTTCTTAAAAAGGCAAGCTGCCAAACGGGAATACTGCCTGATACAGTATCACCAAACATTGATGGACCATTCTTTGAAGCAATGCTCAGGGTCAGGTACTAAGACACTAAGTTTATTACTGCTACACTGCTGTAGCCTGCTTCTTCAAAGTTATTACATGTCATCGCCTCATTGATTTGGGCCACCAATAGTTTACTCGGGATGACGATTAAAAAAAATTTGTCATCCGAATGAACTTAAATGCAATGTTTTTATGGTTGCCTCATCACGACATTGCTTATTGAACGGATTTTAATCTAAAGGTATTAATTCCGGGCTGCCGGATCAACTATTGCATACAAGCCAAAAAACCGGCAATAGCACCGGTCTGATACGTTTTTTCTGTCTATATACAACAGATAAATTTTAATGTTTACTTTCCAAACTCCTGATAAAAGCAATAATCTCCTTTTTTTCTTTTTCAGTGAGCCGAAGCTTTTCATCAGGAAGTGTCTGGTTCGGAAGATTGAGCCCCAGGCCCGCGCCTCCTCCATTATTATAGAATTCCATAACCTGATCCAGGGTCTGATATACGCCATTATGCATATAAGGGGCTGTTTTATCAATATTCCGGACAGTAGGGACCTTAAAGGCATATTTATAGGCATCAACACCAATAATATCATAATAGCCCCTATCCGGATCCGGCGTGGTGTCTGTCAGGGACCTGGGAACACCTAATACTTCCGTTTCGCTTGCAACATACTTGGGTGGAGTGGCTCCGTTAAACAAAGGTATAAAATGGCAGGTGGCACATTTTGCTTTTCCCATAAACAGATTAAATCCTTTCAGTTCCTGTGTTGACAGGGCCTGCTCATTGCCCTGCATATATTCATCAAACCGGCTGTTGAGCCGGGTCAGGCTGCGGATATAGGCAGCAAGGGCATTTGTGACTTCATCTGCACGAATGCTATTTTCAGTCTTTTCAGGAAAAGACTTTGACGGATAAGTACTCGGAGAAAAACTATCCGGTGAATAAGTATTTGCAGAAAAAGTATTTGCCGGAATACCTTCCGGAAACGCTTTGGCGAATAAGGACTGATACGTTTTATCTGCCGAAACATATTTTATGATTGCCTCCATCGAACCATCCATCTCGGCTTTGTTACTGATCACATCCCACACCTGCTCCTCCAGCGTTAACGCCCGCATATCGTAAAAATAATTAGACTGTAAAGCCGCATTGAGCAACGTGGGCACATTCCGCTTTAATAATTTTGCCGGATCATGGATCTCCGTAGGTTTAGCCAGCCCGTCCGTAAATGCTAACTCGGGGCGGTGGCAGGAGGCACAGCTTCTTGTACCGGTACCGGATAGCGCTGCATCATAAAAAAGTTTTTCCCCTAATGCCACTTTAGCGGCTGTAATATGAAATTCAGGGCCTGGTGAAAATGCATCCACATTGAATGCATCCGGATCAAACAGGGTCTTTGCTTCCTGTTTCAGCATCCGGTTGTACCTGATTTTTGGGCCGGGTATATTTTGCTCCAATTGCGCTATACCCGTGCTGATCTTATTGGCAAAACGGGTAATAAATACCGCTCTGTCAAAGGTGGCAAAGTCCGGATGTACATGCAGGTACCTGATGGCTGTATCCAGCTCCTGCAATAAGGGAGTTTGCCGGTTTTTACCGGTATAGTAACTGAGCACCTTCCGCAGGCTTTTTAAAGACGCAGCCGATTCCTCCATACTGTTCAGCGAAAGCGCATTGTCGAACCCGGTAATACCCAACGTAATGATCCTGAAAACCTCCAATTTGGCAGCGTCCAGGATCCGCCAGTCGGCAAGCTGATGATCAGCAAAATAAGCCATCAGGTACTCCGTATTTTTTATTAGGTGGGCCACTTCACGGATCAGTTCCTTTTTACCGGCAGTATCATATTTTGGGTAGATCAGCGGCTCAATCACCTGCAGGCCCATTGGGTCAATGGCCCGGACCAGGGAGGAGTCCTGTAAGTCTGCATTCTCAACTTCCTGAACAGGAGGGCCATTTAACCGCTCCGTCAGCTCCGAATCAAAATATGCGGCAGCCCATTCAAATTCCTTAAACAGCAACCTGGATCTTAGAAAGGCCTGCCGGACCCTTTGTGTGTCTATATTTCCATTACGGATATCTGAAAAAAAGGAGTCCTTTACATAGTCATGAAAGGTTACGATCTGGCTGAAGACCTTTTTCTGAATGCTTAGTTCCCGTTTACGGGATTTCGTTTGCGCTCCATGATCCGTATAAAAGGGAGTAAAGCTTGCAATAAATAGCCCCGTAAACAAAATGGCCACTATCCACATCTTCTTATGCATAACACATCTCCCTGCTGTTCAACAGCAATTATTTAAATATCAGCGCATTCCGGAAGGGGCTTGCATTTTTATCCCTTTCAGCCAGTGGTTTTATTCCCCACCGGTGCTCTATAAACGAAAGAATACTCACTGTTTCATATTGGGTATGATCAACATATCCCTTTTTTGCAAACGGCCCGATAACAATGGCAGGAATACGGCTGCCCGGCCCCCATCTGTCAATAACCGGTGGGGGCACATGATCAAAAAAGCCACCAAATTCATCATAGGTCAGAACAACCAGTGCATCTTTTGCATTGGGCCCTTCCAGCACTGCATTAATCAGGCTCACTGCCAGTTGTTCAGAAGAATACACTGCAGATGCGCCCGGATGCTCATCATTTCCTCCGCCGGGTTTTACAAAGGACACACTGGGCAGCGTACCTTCCTTTGCTGCTTTAATAAAATCATTTTGGTCTTTCATATGTTCCCTGCCAGGTGTTCCTTCCTGGTATTGGGTAAAATACAAAAAGGGCTCATGGTTATAGGCAAAATTATTTTTTCTTCCCGCCACTGCATCG
This window encodes:
- a CDS encoding IS110 family RNA-guided transposase, which produces MSKVIEFEQQNPDAAAIDIGSKKIFVSTDGVTVKSYDTFTTGYRQCIEALLQQKIKRVCMEATGIYWIALHQMLEEAGMEVCLVNPKEVKQVKGRKTDVKDACWMQKMFSAGLVRQSYIPSGKLKELRMMIREREDLISMGSTYVNKMQKALELMNIKLTEVICQINGTSGIRMIEAILNGERNKEKLLSLCHVSIREKKAQQVINALEGHYNESWLFLLEQSLNLWKVHQQQLLLIDKHIEGLLCNLEHGKQFITSEHKAKPIRHHKPMITGLHQKLLNIYGADANCIPGITDYTLLKLLGEVGADMSRFPTAKHFVSWCGLCPGHNQSGLKSRKSKMNNHSNAGQTFREIAQALLNSKYVAIGAFIRKLKSRKNARIAIKAGARKIAEAFYNLLTKGTQYVEQGIAKYEQQLKQREQNYLQKLALKHGLKIIEIQ
- a CDS encoding cytochrome-c peroxidase codes for the protein MHKKMWIVAILFTGLFIASFTPFYTDHGAQTKSRKRELSIQKKVFSQIVTFHDYVKDSFFSDIRNGNIDTQRVRQAFLRSRLLFKEFEWAAAYFDSELTERLNGPPVQEVENADLQDSSLVRAIDPMGLQVIEPLIYPKYDTAGKKELIREVAHLIKNTEYLMAYFADHQLADWRILDAAKLEVFRIITLGITGFDNALSLNSMEESAASLKSLRKVLSYYTGKNRQTPLLQELDTAIRYLHVHPDFATFDRAVFITRFANKISTGIAQLEQNIPGPKIRYNRMLKQEAKTLFDPDAFNVDAFSPGPEFHITAAKVALGEKLFYDAALSGTGTRSCASCHRPELAFTDGLAKPTEIHDPAKLLKRNVPTLLNAALQSNYFYDMRALTLEEQVWDVISNKAEMDGSMEAIIKYVSADKTYQSLFAKAFPEGIPANTFSANTYSPDSFSPSTYPSKSFPEKTENSIRADEVTNALAAYIRSLTRLNSRFDEYMQGNEQALSTQELKGFNLFMGKAKCATCHFIPLFNGATPPKYVASETEVLGVPRSLTDTTPDPDRGYYDIIGVDAYKYAFKVPTVRNIDKTAPYMHNGVYQTLDQVMEFYNNGGGAGLGLNLPNQTLPDEKLRLTEKEKKEIIAFIRSLESKH